The region GGGGCGAGCCGCGTGTAGAGCAGCCCGCGCTCCTCCAGCGCCTCCTTGACCAGGGCGAAGTCGAACATCTCGAGGTAGCGCAGGCCGCCGTGCACCAGCTTCGACGAGCGCGACGACGTGCCGGAGGCGAGGTCGCGCTGCTCGACGAGGCCGACCTTCAGGCCGCGGGTGACCGCGTCGAGAGCTGCACCCACACCGACGATCCCACCGCCGACGACGAGGACGTCGAGCTGGCCGGCGGCCAGGTGCTGGAGGGCGTCGGCCCGCTGGTCGGCGTCGAGGGCCTTGGCGAGACTCATGGCTCCAGTGTCTCAGCAGGCACCACGTCCCCGCTCAGTGCTGGACGACGACCTCGATGCGCTGGAACTCCTTGACCTCGGTGTAGCCCGTGGTCGCCATCGCGCGACGCAGGGCGCCGATCAGGTTCATCGTGCCGTCGGCGACGCGGGAGGGGCCGAACATGATCTCCTCGAGCGTGCCGACCGGGGCGAACGCCACGCGCTCGCCGCGCGGCAGCTCGGAGTGCGTGGCCTCGCTGCCCCAGTGGAAGCCGCGGCCCGGCGCCTCGGTCGCCCGCGCCAGCGGGGAGCCGATCATCACCGCGTCGGCGCCGCAGGCGATCGCCTTGGCGATGTCGCCGGAGCTGCCGATCGAGCCGTCGGCGATGACGTGGACGTAGCGCCCGCCCGACTCGTCGAGGTAGTCGCGGCGCGCCGCCGCCACGTCGGCGACGGCGCTCGCCATCGGCACCGAGACGCCGAGCACGGTGCGGGTCGTGTGGGCCGCGCCGCCGCCGAAGCCGACGAGGACGCCGGCCGCGCCGGTGCGCATCAGGTGGAGCGCGGCCTGGTAGGTCGCACACCCGCCGACGATGACCGGGACGTCGAGCTCGTAGATGAACTCCTTGAGGTTCAGCGGCTCGGCCTGGCTGCTCACGTGCTCGGCCGAGACGGTCGTGCCGCGGATGACGAACATGTCGACACCGGCCTCGACGACGGCCTTCACGTGCTCCTTGGTGCGCTGCGGGGAGAGCGAGCCGGCGACGGTGACGCCCGCGGCGCGCACCTCCTTGAGGCGCGCGGTGATCAGCTCGGGCTTGATCGGCTCGGCGTAGATCTCCTGCATCCGCCGGGTGGCCTCGGGACCCTCGAGGCCCGCGACCTCCTCGAGCAGCACCGTGGGGTCGTCGTACCGGGTCCAGAGGCCCTCGAGGTTCAGCACCCCGAGCCCGCCCATCTGGCCGAGCGCGATCGCGGTCGAGGGTGACATCACCGAGTCCATCGGCGCGGCCAGGACGGGGACGTCGAAGCGGTAGGCGTCGATCTGCCAGGCGGTGCTGACCTCCTCGGGGTCGCGGGTGCGCCGCGAGGGCACGATCGCGATGTCGTCGAAGGAGTAGGCGCGGCGACCGCGCTTGGCACGGCCGATCTCGATCTCGGTCACCCCCTCAGCCTATCGGCGGCGTTCGCCCGGCCGCCCATCCCGTCGACCGGGAGCAACGAGCCGCCCGTTCCTGATGTACGTCTTCTCCACGGCACGGCAAAAACGCCACGGCCCCGACACCGCGTCCCTACCGTCGAGGACGTGGGGAATACGGGGAAGCGGCTCCGTGGTGCGTGGCCGCGACGGATCATCGTGCGCCTGCTCGCGACCGCTTGCATCGCGGGCGGGCTGTGGGGCGCGTCCGTCGCGGTCGCGCACGCCTCGGACGACTACCCCTGGGCCGGCCTGGGCCAGTGCCCGATCGTGGCGCAGGAGCCGGTCGAACCGCCGACCCCCACCCCCACGCCGGCACCGACACCCGGCAAGCCGGGCAAGCCGGGTCAGCCGGGTCAGCCGGGTCAGCCGGCTCCCGAGACCGAGCCGCCGGCGCCGGAGCCGGTGCTCGACCCCGTGTCGGGCCACCTCTACGACCCGCGCGGGCCGAGGCCGACGTGTGCGCGCCGCGTCTGGGCGATCGACGGCTCGATCGGCGACCCGTGGGGCTTCGTGCTCCGCAACTGCACCAGCTTCGTGGCGTGGCGCCTGCACGAGCGCAACGGCATGACCTCCTTCAGCAACTCCCTCGGCGGCGAGCACTGGGGCAACGCGAGCAACTGGGACGACGTCGCCCGTCGACTCGGCTACCGCGTCGACGACGTGCCGGCGATCGGTGCGGTCGCCCAGACCGACGACGGCCGGGTCGGCCACGTCGCCTGGGTGAGCGCGATCGGACCGGGCACGGTGACCGTCGAGGAGTACAACCACGCCGTCCCCGGCGGCTACGGCACGCGCACCGTCCCGGTCGGCGACTTCCGCTACCTGCACCTCGACGACGTGGCGCCGTCCCCGCTGGTCGGGTCGGACCGCCCGGTGGTCTCGGTCTCGGACCGCCTCGGCGAGTCGTGGACGGCGCGCGTCGACGGCCACGGCACCCTCTGGGTCGCCCGCCCTGGCAGGGCCGCACGCGCGGCCGGGCCGCGGGGCGCCTTCTCCCCGGTCGTCGCCCCCGCCCTGACGCTCGACCGGCGCGGGCTGCCGTGGGTCGCCGCGACGACCCGGACCGGACGCGTCCTGGCCGGCACCACCCGGGGCAACCGCCTCGCGCTCCGCCCGATCGGCACCTCCGCCACCACCGCGAGCCCCGCCGTCGCGCTGTCGCGCACCGGCCGCCCGGTCGTCGCGACCATCTCCCCG is a window of Nocardioides oleivorans DNA encoding:
- a CDS encoding GuaB3 family IMP dehydrogenase-related protein, which gives rise to MTEIEIGRAKRGRRAYSFDDIAIVPSRRTRDPEEVSTAWQIDAYRFDVPVLAAPMDSVMSPSTAIALGQMGGLGVLNLEGLWTRYDDPTVLLEEVAGLEGPEATRRMQEIYAEPIKPELITARLKEVRAAGVTVAGSLSPQRTKEHVKAVVEAGVDMFVIRGTTVSAEHVSSQAEPLNLKEFIYELDVPVIVGGCATYQAALHLMRTGAAGVLVGFGGGAAHTTRTVLGVSVPMASAVADVAAARRDYLDESGGRYVHVIADGSIGSSGDIAKAIACGADAVMIGSPLARATEAPGRGFHWGSEATHSELPRGERVAFAPVGTLEEIMFGPSRVADGTMNLIGALRRAMATTGYTEVKEFQRIEVVVQH
- a CDS encoding CHAP domain-containing protein — encoded protein: MGNTGKRLRGAWPRRIIVRLLATACIAGGLWGASVAVAHASDDYPWAGLGQCPIVAQEPVEPPTPTPTPAPTPGKPGKPGQPGQPGQPAPETEPPAPEPVLDPVSGHLYDPRGPRPTCARRVWAIDGSIGDPWGFVLRNCTSFVAWRLHERNGMTSFSNSLGGEHWGNASNWDDVARRLGYRVDDVPAIGAVAQTDDGRVGHVAWVSAIGPGTVTVEEYNHAVPGGYGTRTVPVGDFRYLHLDDVAPSPLVGSDRPVVSVSDRLGESWTARVDGHGTLWVARPGRAARAAGPRGAFSPVVAPALTLDRRGLPWVAATTRTGRVLAGTTRGNRLALRPIGTSATTASPAVALSRTGRPVVATISPAGTLTTRRLTQQRRWSRPARVGRPGSWATHTAPVLGRDRSGNTLLVAVGRTGSTYSLTLGRGRLVRLPGAAASITSTPALTSAGDGSAWLHQVTARGTLVVRSLAGHRWSRARTLDGSWSPYASPAVGEVAGRLYVAAVDTTGALRVRPGIPGEASRLPGRVRSTGDPTRSPGLVTRHNAGTYVVADRGRTTSARLLARPADAVIGRGAPKRAGFTP